One window of Geoalkalibacter sp. genomic DNA carries:
- a CDS encoding GSU3529 family protein, which yields MMFARLKAVMEAAQREQDLPDYLAEQILFIIENRERFSTRAHEIEDLIVQVGLYDTYGQTGYIGMGVSNLILEKTLQRLIDTPS from the coding sequence ATGATGTTCGCGCGACTCAAGGCCGTCATGGAAGCCGCCCAACGCGAGCAGGATCTGCCCGACTACCTGGCCGAACAGATTCTGTTCATCATCGAAAATCGGGAACGCTTCAGCACCAGGGCACACGAAATTGAAGATCTGATCGTACAGGTCGGACTCTACGACACCTACGGCCAGACGGGCTATATCGGCATGGGCGTCAGCAACCTCATTCTGGAAAAGACGCTGCAAAGGCTGATCGACACCCCCTCGTAG